In Polaribacter sp. L3A8, a genomic segment contains:
- the rlmF gene encoding 23S rRNA (adenine(1618)-N(6))-methyltransferase RlmF: MKEKGLHPKNKFNKGYNFEELNVINPALKEFVAKNEFGTVTIDFSNPEAVKELNKALLFSFDKISTWHFGDKNLCPPIPGRLDYIHHLADLLSDEKNIKILDIGTGATGIYPLLGIAEYDWNFVATDIDLDSLDTVQDIMDDNKLSAKIELRHQENEAQILKGILKDDDSFSAVMCNPPFYKSAEEAQGANGRKSRNLGNNAVRNFAGNNNELWYIGGEKAFLHNYLYESSLFPKSSKWYTSLVSKKENVKSLEKSSAKLGAKEFKIIPMHQGNKVTRVVAWRF; the protein is encoded by the coding sequence ATGAAAGAAAAAGGTCTACATCCAAAGAACAAATTTAACAAAGGGTATAATTTTGAAGAATTAAATGTAATAAACCCAGCATTAAAAGAATTTGTTGCTAAAAACGAATTTGGTACTGTTACTATTGATTTTTCGAATCCGGAAGCAGTAAAAGAACTGAATAAAGCCTTATTATTTTCTTTTGATAAAATTTCTACGTGGCATTTTGGAGATAAAAACTTATGTCCACCAATACCAGGACGTTTAGATTATATTCATCATTTAGCAGATTTACTTTCTGATGAAAAAAATATTAAAATTTTAGATATCGGTACAGGAGCAACAGGTATTTATCCTTTATTAGGTATTGCAGAATACGATTGGAATTTTGTTGCTACAGACATCGATTTAGATTCTTTAGATACTGTGCAAGATATTATGGATGATAATAAACTTAGTGCTAAAATTGAGTTACGTCACCAAGAAAATGAAGCGCAAATTTTAAAAGGAATTTTAAAAGATGATGATTCTTTTTCTGCAGTAATGTGTAATCCGCCTTTTTACAAATCGGCAGAAGAAGCACAAGGAGCAAACGGTAGAAAATCTAGAAATTTAGGTAATAACGCTGTTAGAAACTTTGCAGGAAATAACAATGAACTTTGGTACATTGGTGGAGAAAAAGCTTTTTTACATAATTATTTATATGAAAGTTCTTTGTTTCCTAAAAGTAGTAAATGGTATACAAGTTTAGTTTCTAAGAAAGAAAACGTAAAAAGTTTAGAGAAATCTTCAGCTAAATTAGGAGCTAAAGAGTTTAAAATTATTCCGATGCATCAAGGAAATAAAGTAACAAGAGTTGTTGCTTGGAGGTTTTAA
- a CDS encoding diphthine--ammonia ligase, with product MQKTYFNWSSGKDSALALYKILQDPTYNLDLLVTTINKDFNRVSMHGLRNELLLKQADSIGIPLKTIEFPADVTMDLYAEIMKEAMDSLVAQKYSHTIFGDIFLEDLKAYRDTKLAEVNIKGVYPLWKKDTKVVLQEFLDLGFKAITVCVNAKLLGEEFVGRVIDEQFIKDLPENVDVCGENGEFHTFVFDGPIFKKPIDFSIGEKVLRSYTLHDNDDDNCYAAKKEEANHDTSFWYCDLS from the coding sequence ATGCAAAAAACGTATTTTAATTGGAGTTCTGGTAAAGATTCTGCGTTGGCACTTTATAAAATTTTACAAGACCCAACGTATAATTTAGATTTATTAGTTACCACAATAAATAAAGATTTTAATAGAGTTTCTATGCATGGTCTTAGAAACGAATTGTTATTAAAACAAGCTGATTCTATTGGAATTCCTTTAAAAACCATAGAATTTCCTGCGGATGTTACCATGGATTTGTATGCTGAAATAATGAAAGAAGCAATGGATTCTTTAGTGGCACAAAAATATTCTCATACTATTTTTGGGGATATTTTTCTGGAAGATTTAAAAGCATACAGAGATACCAAATTAGCTGAGGTAAATATTAAAGGAGTGTATCCGCTTTGGAAAAAAGACACCAAAGTAGTCTTGCAAGAATTTTTAGATTTAGGTTTTAAGGCAATTACAGTTTGTGTAAATGCAAAGTTACTAGGCGAGGAGTTTGTAGGTAGAGTTATCGATGAACAATTTATAAAAGACTTACCAGAAAATGTTGATGTTTGTGGAGAAAATGGTGAGTTTCATACTTTTGTTTTTGATGGACCTATTTTTAAAAAACCAATTGATTTTTCTATAGGAGAAAAAGTATTACGTTCTTATACGTTACATGATAATGACGATGATAATTGTTATGCTGCTAAAAAAGAAGAAGCTAACCACGATACTAGTTTTTGGTATTGTGATTTAAGTTAA
- the rimO gene encoding 30S ribosomal protein S12 methylthiotransferase RimO, which produces MRTKTIKKNKINVVTLGCSKNVYDSEVLMGQLKANGKDVVHEDPEDDGNIVVINTCGFIGKAKEESIDTILHYAKRKEAGEIDKVFVSGCLSERYKPDLEAEITNVDQYFGTHDLPNLLQALEADYKHELIGERLTTTPKHYAYLKIAEGCDRPCSFCAIPLMRGKHVSTPIEDIVTEATKLAAKGIKEVMLIAQDLTYYGLDIYKKRSLAQLLEALAKVEGIEWIRMHYAFPTGFPMDVLDVMKREPKVCNYLDIPLQHINTELLKSMKRGTTHEKTTALIHKFREAVPEMAIRTTLIVGYPGETEEMFQELKDWIEEMRFERMGAFEYSHEENTGAYVLEDDVPAEVKFQRVNEIMEIQSQISWELNQEKIGKTFRCLFDRKDGEFFYGRTESDSPDVDNDVIVDAKEHYIKIGEFIDIKIHEAGDYDLYGTPTVKQEKPVSLNQKRK; this is translated from the coding sequence ATGCGTACAAAAACCATCAAAAAAAATAAGATTAACGTTGTTACTTTAGGGTGTTCTAAGAATGTTTACGATTCTGAAGTATTAATGGGACAGTTAAAAGCTAACGGAAAAGATGTTGTTCATGAAGATCCTGAGGATGATGGAAATATCGTTGTAATTAATACTTGTGGATTTATTGGTAAAGCAAAAGAGGAATCTATTGATACAATTTTGCATTATGCAAAAAGAAAAGAAGCTGGTGAAATTGATAAGGTTTTTGTTTCTGGTTGTTTAAGTGAACGCTATAAGCCAGATTTAGAAGCAGAAATTACAAATGTAGATCAATACTTTGGTACGCACGATTTACCAAATCTTTTACAAGCTTTAGAAGCAGATTATAAGCACGAATTAATTGGAGAACGTTTAACAACAACTCCTAAACATTATGCGTATTTAAAAATTGCAGAAGGTTGCGATAGACCTTGTTCTTTCTGTGCAATTCCTTTAATGAGAGGGAAACACGTTTCTACACCTATAGAAGATATTGTTACAGAAGCAACAAAATTAGCAGCAAAAGGAATTAAAGAAGTAATGTTAATTGCACAAGATTTAACGTATTACGGATTAGATATTTATAAGAAAAGATCTTTAGCGCAGTTATTAGAAGCTTTGGCTAAAGTAGAGGGCATTGAATGGATTAGAATGCATTATGCTTTTCCTACAGGTTTTCCAATGGATGTTTTAGATGTGATGAAACGCGAGCCTAAAGTATGTAACTACTTAGATATTCCTTTACAACACATTAATACAGAGTTGTTAAAATCGATGAAACGTGGTACGACGCATGAAAAAACAACTGCATTAATTCATAAGTTTAGAGAAGCTGTGCCAGAAATGGCAATTAGAACAACGCTGATTGTTGGATATCCTGGAGAAACAGAAGAAATGTTTCAGGAGTTAAAAGATTGGATTGAAGAAATGCGTTTTGAACGTATGGGTGCTTTCGAATATTCTCATGAAGAAAACACTGGAGCGTATGTTTTAGAAGATGATGTACCTGCAGAAGTAAAGTTTCAAAGAGTAAATGAAATTATGGAAATTCAATCTCAAATTTCTTGGGAATTGAATCAAGAAAAAATAGGGAAAACGTTTAGATGTTTGTTTGATAGAAAAGATGGAGAGTTTTTCTATGGAAGAACAGAATCTGATTCGCCAGACGTAGATAATGATGTTATTGTAGATGCAAAAGAACATTATATTAAAATAGGTGAATTTATAGATATTAAAATTCATGAAGCTGGAGATTACGATTTATATGGTACACCAACTGTTAAGCAAGAAAAACCAGTTTCTTTAAATCAAAAAAGAAAATAA
- a CDS encoding DUF6787 family protein — translation MEKLKQRWGVKNNWSIVAILLVFSINGSFATWVAKPITSFIGLSQDTTNPWLFWPLRIMLIFPIYQATLPIVGWFFGQFKFFWAFEKKFLGRLGLGFLFKKEN, via the coding sequence ATGGAAAAATTAAAACAACGTTGGGGAGTAAAAAATAATTGGTCTATTGTAGCAATTCTTTTGGTATTTTCTATAAATGGTTCTTTTGCTACTTGGGTAGCTAAACCTATTACTAGTTTTATAGGACTGTCTCAAGACACAACAAACCCTTGGTTATTTTGGCCTTTAAGAATTATGTTGATTTTTCCTATTTATCAAGCAACACTACCTATTGTTGGTTGGTTTTTTGGGCAGTTTAAATTCTTTTGGGCTTTTGAGAAAAAGTTTTTAGGTAGATTAGGTTTGGGTTTTTTATTCAAAAAAGAAAATTAA
- a CDS encoding NUDIX hydrolase: MNFNDFKNKIAQLKTTELGGLNAQFKLAPKIRLKYDADKIIANNPRKAAVLALFYPNKKNETCFLLTLRASYKGTHSAQISFPGGKRDKGDLNLQKTALRETFEEVGVAETSIEIIRELTDVYIPPSNFLATPFLGFVNKQPNFNLNYEVDKTIEVLVSDLLNETSFTTVKMNTSYMDNIEVPCFKLENYVVWGATAMMLSEIKELLK, encoded by the coding sequence GTGAATTTTAATGATTTTAAAAATAAAATAGCACAACTTAAAACTACAGAATTAGGTGGTTTAAATGCGCAGTTTAAGTTAGCACCTAAAATACGTTTAAAATACGATGCAGATAAAATTATAGCAAATAACCCCAGAAAAGCAGCAGTTTTAGCATTATTTTATCCGAATAAGAAAAATGAGACTTGTTTTTTATTGACATTAAGAGCAAGTTATAAAGGTACACATTCTGCACAAATAAGTTTCCCAGGCGGAAAGAGAGACAAAGGAGATCTAAACTTACAGAAAACTGCATTACGAGAAACCTTTGAAGAAGTAGGAGTAGCAGAAACATCTATAGAAATAATACGAGAGTTAACAGATGTTTATATACCACCAAGTAATTTTTTAGCAACGCCTTTTTTAGGCTTTGTAAATAAACAACCTAATTTTAATTTAAATTATGAAGTTGATAAGACTATAGAGGTTTTAGTAAGCGATTTGTTAAATGAAACAAGTTTTACTACTGTTAAAATGAATACTTCTTATATGGATAATATAGAAGTACCTTGCTTTAAATTAGAGAATTATGTGGTTTGGGGGGCAACAGCGATGATGCTTTCAGAAATTAAAGAACTCTTAAAATAG
- a CDS encoding lysophospholipid acyltransferase family protein — protein sequence MPLFKRNPFGHILFLKKWLIRIFGIVSHGRYRKFNNLQIEGSENLKNLPDSGVLFIANHQTYFADVAAMYHVFNASLSGRDDSIKNIGYIWKPKLNVYFVAAGETMRSGLLPKIFAYMGSVSIERTWRSGGKDVKRQVKNSDISNIGKAIKDGWVITFPQGTTTPFRPIRRGTAHIIKTYKPVVVPIVIDGFRRSFDKKGLNIKKRNVLQSMVIKEPLEIDYENETIADIVTKIEYAIEQHPSFLKVLTVKQLEELTKEEEELNKKRAFWS from the coding sequence ATGCCTTTATTTAAAAGGAACCCATTTGGTCATATTTTATTCTTAAAAAAATGGCTTATAAGAATTTTTGGAATTGTCTCTCACGGTAGATATCGTAAATTCAATAACCTACAGATTGAAGGTTCAGAAAACCTTAAAAACTTACCAGATTCAGGAGTCTTATTTATTGCCAATCATCAAACCTATTTTGCAGATGTAGCAGCAATGTACCACGTTTTTAATGCTTCTTTAAGTGGTAGAGACGATTCTATAAAAAATATTGGATATATCTGGAAACCTAAATTAAATGTTTATTTTGTTGCGGCAGGAGAAACAATGAGGTCTGGGTTATTGCCTAAAATATTTGCTTACATGGGCTCTGTTTCTATAGAAAGAACCTGGAGAAGTGGTGGTAAAGATGTAAAAAGACAAGTTAAAAATTCTGATATTTCTAATATAGGAAAAGCAATAAAAGATGGTTGGGTAATTACTTTTCCGCAAGGTACAACAACTCCTTTTAGACCCATTAGAAGAGGTACTGCTCATATTATTAAAACGTATAAGCCTGTTGTAGTACCAATTGTAATTGATGGTTTTAGACGTTCTTTTGATAAAAAAGGATTGAATATTAAGAAACGTAATGTTTTACAATCTATGGTAATTAAAGAACCGTTAGAAATAGATTATGAGAATGAAACAATTGCAGATATTGTAACTAAGATAGAGTATGCTATTGAACAACACCCTTCGTTTTTAAAAGTTTTAACTGTAAAACAATTAGAAGAACTAACAAAAGAAGAAGAAGAGTTGAATAAGAAAAGAGCCTTTTGGAGCTAA
- the bshC gene encoding bacillithiol biosynthesis cysteine-adding enzyme BshC: MKVTQIPFKKTGFFSATMLDYLEKKEAIQPFYNNFPDITGFHNQIEEKQKSFRLQSRLVLVDALKNQYIDFKVSEKTNEYIESLKHKNTFTVTTGHQLNLFTGPLYFLYKILSTINLCEELTAKFPEQNFVPIYWMATEDHDFEEINYFNFDGKKVMWNREDGGAVGRFSTDGLEDVFDVFSNHLGNSKNATFLKQLFSDGYLKHNNLADATRYIANELFTDYGLVILDGDDASLKQLFNPIVKDELENETSFKAVSKTITYLETAYKIQVNPREINLFYLGDDFRERILFEDGVYKVNNTNITFTKAEILKEVDNNPKSFSPNVIMRPLYQEVILPNLCYLGGGGEMAYWLELKDYFEKVAIPFPILLLRNSVQVVSKKQVNKLEKLNISLEELFLDQYDLLSKKVTENSDIKVNFDEKIQFLEKQFLELKAVAKKTDVSFVNAVNAQERKQIKGLENLQKRLLKAEKRRQNDLVDRITQLQNEILPNQSLEERQRNFSEYYLAYGFSFIKALKGALKPLQLEFTVLELE, translated from the coding sequence ATGAAAGTAACACAGATACCCTTTAAAAAAACCGGCTTTTTCTCTGCTACAATGTTAGATTATTTAGAGAAAAAAGAAGCGATACAGCCATTTTATAATAATTTTCCAGATATTACAGGTTTTCATAACCAGATAGAAGAAAAGCAAAAGTCTTTTCGATTACAATCTAGATTGGTATTGGTAGATGCTTTAAAAAATCAGTATATAGATTTTAAAGTTTCTGAGAAAACGAATGAATATATAGAGAGTTTAAAACATAAAAATACGTTTACGGTAACTACGGGGCATCAATTAAATTTGTTTACAGGGCCGTTGTATTTCTTGTATAAGATACTTTCTACCATAAATTTGTGCGAAGAGTTAACCGCTAAATTTCCCGAACAAAATTTTGTTCCAATTTATTGGATGGCAACAGAAGATCATGATTTTGAAGAAATTAATTACTTTAATTTTGATGGTAAAAAAGTAATGTGGAATAGAGAAGATGGTGGCGCTGTTGGACGATTTTCTACAGATGGATTAGAAGATGTTTTTGATGTTTTTTCTAACCATTTAGGCAATTCTAAAAATGCAACATTTCTAAAACAACTATTTTCTGATGGTTATTTAAAACATAATAATTTAGCAGATGCAACAAGATATATTGCAAATGAATTGTTTACTGATTATGGTTTGGTTATTTTAGATGGTGATGATGCTAGTTTAAAACAACTATTTAACCCAATAGTAAAAGACGAATTAGAAAATGAAACTTCTTTTAAAGCAGTTTCTAAAACAATTACATATCTAGAAACGGCTTATAAAATTCAAGTAAACCCAAGAGAAATTAATTTATTTTATTTGGGCGATGATTTTAGAGAACGTATTCTTTTTGAAGACGGAGTTTATAAAGTAAACAACACCAATATTACTTTTACCAAGGCAGAAATTTTAAAGGAAGTTGATAACAACCCAAAATCATTTTCGCCAAACGTAATTATGAGACCTTTATACCAAGAGGTTATTTTACCAAATCTTTGCTATTTAGGCGGAGGAGGAGAAATGGCGTATTGGTTAGAATTAAAAGATTATTTTGAAAAAGTAGCAATTCCGTTTCCTATTTTATTGTTGCGTAATTCTGTACAAGTAGTCTCTAAAAAGCAAGTAAACAAGCTAGAAAAACTAAATATCTCTTTAGAAGAGTTGTTTTTAGACCAATATGATTTATTGTCTAAAAAAGTAACCGAAAACTCTGATATTAAGGTTAACTTTGATGAAAAGATTCAGTTCTTAGAAAAGCAGTTTTTAGAACTAAAAGCAGTTGCTAAAAAAACAGATGTTTCTTTTGTAAATGCAGTAAATGCACAAGAAAGAAAGCAAATTAAAGGATTAGAAAATTTGCAAAAGCGTTTGTTAAAAGCAGAGAAAAGAAGACAAAATGATTTAGTTGATAGAATTACTCAACTTCAAAATGAAATTTTACCAAACCAAAGTTTAGAAGAAAGGCAACGTAACTTTTCTGAATATTATTTAGCGTATGGTTTTTCATTTATAAAAGCGTTAAAAGGTGCTTTAAAACCTTTACAATTAGAGTTTACAGTATTAGAATTAGAATGA
- a CDS encoding M14 family metallopeptidase — MKFKVLFITTFLTMGSLFSQTVQSPSDFLGYEIGARFTRHHKVVDYFKYVSNTLSNVKLEKYGETNEHRSLYLSYISSQENINNLETIRKNNLTQTGIISGNSKNNKAIVWLSYNVHGNEASSTEAAMLTLYELVTTKKSWLENTVVIIDPAVNPDGRDRYVNWYNQVKSTPFNTNQNGKEHAEPWPSGRPNHYLFDLNRDWAWATQVESAQRIKMYNKWMPHVHVDFHEQYINNPYYFAPAAEPFHEIISDWQREFQTEVGKNHAKYFDQEGWLYFTKESFDLLYPSYGDTYPTYMGAIGMTYEQAGHGMAGLGIKTDEGEVLTLKDRAIHHLTTGLSTVEISSNNAEKLNTEFRKFFNNATLGYKSYVLKNENEDKTNRLKALLDTHEIKYENTQIGFVKGYNYATQKEEKMDVSSTDLVIHTNQPKGKMVKVLFEPKTKLVDSLTYDITAWSLPYAHGFKAIASHTKVNSTTTKSLNTIANSIDTTAYAYLSKWNSLEDATFLGALLQADITPRFSEKPFSIAEKSYKRGTLIILRNDNRNQSFDTKLIEIANKHQRELTAVKTGFVSSGVDFGSYSVKPINQQKIAVLSGKGTSSLSFGEVWHYFETQLLYPITNINSDVFGALDYSKYDVIIIPDGSYSKVLTKTTLEKLKKWTRSGGTLIAIGDALNSFADKKDFSLKKKTSTEKIKDADLTPYADKERKSVANLITGSIFKSTLDNTHPLAFGYGKNYFSLKLSGTSYAYLKDGNNVAYFDTNAINVSGYAGSKAIKNIPKSILFAEEQMDNGSIIYMVDNPLFRSFWQNGKLFVANAVFFLNSDKLK, encoded by the coding sequence ATGAAATTTAAAGTCCTTTTTATTACCACCTTCTTAACTATGGGAAGCCTTTTCTCGCAAACAGTACAATCTCCTTCCGATTTTTTAGGCTATGAAATTGGCGCTCGCTTTACAAGACATCATAAAGTTGTAGACTATTTTAAATATGTAAGCAATACATTAAGCAACGTAAAGTTAGAAAAATACGGAGAAACCAATGAGCACCGATCTTTGTATTTAAGTTATATTTCGTCACAAGAAAACATCAATAATTTAGAAACTATTAGAAAAAACAACCTTACACAAACAGGTATTATTTCTGGAAATTCTAAAAACAACAAAGCCATTGTTTGGTTAAGCTATAACGTGCATGGAAACGAAGCTTCGAGTACAGAAGCTGCTATGTTAACACTTTATGAGTTGGTTACTACCAAAAAATCTTGGTTAGAAAATACCGTTGTTATTATAGATCCTGCTGTAAATCCTGATGGACGAGACAGATATGTAAATTGGTACAACCAAGTAAAAAGTACGCCTTTTAATACAAATCAAAACGGAAAAGAACATGCAGAACCTTGGCCTTCTGGAAGACCAAACCATTATTTATTCGATTTAAATAGGGATTGGGCTTGGGCAACGCAAGTAGAATCTGCACAACGTATAAAAATGTATAATAAATGGATGCCACATGTACATGTAGATTTTCATGAACAATACATTAATAACCCTTATTATTTTGCACCTGCAGCAGAACCTTTTCATGAAATTATTTCTGATTGGCAACGAGAATTTCAGACAGAAGTAGGGAAAAATCATGCTAAATATTTCGACCAAGAAGGTTGGTTATATTTTACAAAAGAAAGTTTCGATTTATTGTACCCAAGTTATGGAGACACCTACCCTACTTATATGGGAGCAATTGGTATGACCTACGAACAAGCAGGGCATGGAATGGCAGGATTAGGAATTAAAACAGATGAAGGCGAAGTTTTAACTTTAAAAGACAGAGCCATTCATCATTTAACAACTGGTTTATCTACCGTAGAAATTTCATCAAATAATGCAGAAAAATTAAATACTGAGTTTAGAAAATTCTTTAACAACGCTACTTTAGGTTATAAAAGTTATGTTTTAAAAAATGAAAATGAAGACAAAACCAATCGTTTAAAAGCCTTATTAGATACGCATGAAATTAAATACGAAAACACACAAATTGGATTTGTAAAAGGATATAATTATGCGACTCAGAAAGAAGAAAAAATGGATGTTTCTTCTACAGATTTAGTTATACACACCAATCAACCGAAAGGAAAAATGGTAAAAGTTTTGTTTGAACCTAAAACAAAACTAGTAGATTCTTTAACGTACGATATTACTGCTTGGTCTTTACCGTATGCACACGGTTTTAAAGCGATTGCTTCGCATACAAAAGTAAATTCTACTACCACTAAAAGTTTAAATACTATTGCAAATTCTATTGATACAACTGCCTATGCCTACCTTTCTAAATGGAATAGTTTAGAGGATGCTACTTTTTTAGGTGCTTTATTACAAGCCGATATTACACCTCGTTTTTCCGAAAAACCTTTTTCTATTGCAGAAAAATCATACAAAAGAGGAACCTTAATTATTTTAAGAAATGATAATAGAAATCAATCTTTTGATACTAAATTAATAGAAATAGCAAACAAACACCAAAGAGAATTGACTGCTGTAAAAACAGGTTTTGTTTCTTCTGGTGTAGATTTTGGTTCGTATTCTGTAAAACCAATCAACCAACAAAAAATTGCAGTTTTGTCTGGTAAAGGTACTTCTTCTTTAAGTTTTGGTGAGGTTTGGCATTACTTTGAAACGCAATTACTATACCCAATAACCAACATAAATTCTGATGTTTTTGGTGCTTTAGACTATTCTAAATACGATGTTATTATTATTCCTGATGGTTCTTATAGCAAAGTTTTAACAAAAACTACTTTAGAAAAATTAAAAAAATGGACACGTTCTGGCGGAACTTTAATTGCTATTGGAGATGCGTTAAATAGTTTTGCTGATAAAAAAGACTTCTCCTTAAAAAAGAAAACATCTACAGAAAAAATTAAGGATGCAGACTTAACTCCTTATGCAGATAAAGAACGTAAAAGTGTTGCCAATTTAATTACAGGTAGTATTTTTAAAAGTACCTTAGACAATACACATCCATTAGCTTTTGGTTATGGGAAAAATTATTTTTCATTAAAATTAAGCGGAACTTCTTATGCTTATTTAAAAGACGGAAACAATGTTGCTTATTTTGATACAAACGCCATAAATGTATCGGGTTATGCCGGTAGCAAAGCTATAAAAAACATCCCTAAATCTATTTTATTCGCCGAAGAACAAATGGATAATGGTAGCATTATTTATATGGTAGACAATCCTTTATTTAGATCTTTCTGGCAAAACGGAAAGTTATTTGTTGCCAATGCCGTTTTCTTTTTAAATTCTGATAAATTGAAATAG